Proteins from a single region of Chryseobacterium sp. W4I1:
- the menD gene encoding 2-succinyl-5-enolpyruvyl-6-hydroxy-3-cyclohexene-1-carboxylic-acid synthase gives MKKYSSKRSIQILAHLLQQYGISDVIISPGSRNAPLAIHFSEIDAFNCYSIVDERSAAFVGMGMAKSEKKPVAITCTSGSAVANYYPAVTEAFYQNVPLLILTADRPTDFVDIFDGQTIRQKDIFHQHSYGDFQLLEDSQENAEDINFDIIKKAIELCFEKQGPVHINIPLEEPLYELVSELPAFPAIEKTIRHKEYEIPSNLIADWHTSQRIMLLVGTRDYSPELENQLTQLVKNHSVVVLSEANSNLYHEKFFRHIDRYIFNFTEEDYKTYAPDLLITIGQNVVSKKVKQFLRNARPKQHWHLDEVWQPDTYFSLTEKIEIKPEVFFSKLLKFINLEPRPYFNLWDVLRDKKDAKHELFLNKAEFSDFYFFNKASQTIPENYNIHFSNSSAIRYAQLFDFGKKRIYCNRGTSGIDGSTSTAMGFAIKNANPTLLITGDLGFFYDINGLWNQYIPPFVRIIIFNNGEGNIFKIIPGPGNANPNTLDEFIATKHRKHAEHLAKHFGFSYIKVEDEPTLDRVLENFFKPDLQPKILEVNTYGKNSADVQKAYFEFMKGN, from the coding sequence ATGAAAAAATATTCTTCCAAGCGAAGTATTCAGATACTTGCCCACCTTCTTCAGCAGTACGGAATTTCAGATGTCATCATTTCTCCAGGGTCCAGGAATGCGCCTTTGGCGATCCATTTTTCGGAAATCGATGCCTTCAACTGTTACAGTATTGTAGATGAAAGGAGTGCCGCTTTTGTAGGAATGGGAATGGCTAAAAGCGAGAAAAAACCTGTGGCTATAACTTGTACCAGCGGTTCGGCTGTGGCTAATTATTATCCGGCTGTTACAGAAGCTTTTTATCAGAATGTTCCACTTTTGATACTGACTGCTGACCGTCCTACAGATTTTGTAGATATTTTTGACGGGCAGACGATCAGACAGAAGGATATTTTTCATCAGCATTCCTATGGTGACTTTCAACTGCTGGAAGATAGCCAGGAAAATGCAGAAGACATTAATTTTGACATCATTAAAAAAGCAATTGAGCTCTGTTTTGAAAAGCAGGGACCGGTGCATATCAATATTCCACTGGAAGAGCCTTTGTATGAACTTGTTTCAGAACTTCCTGCTTTCCCGGCTATTGAAAAAACGATCAGACATAAGGAGTATGAGATACCTTCCAACTTAATTGCAGACTGGCATACCTCCCAAAGAATTATGCTTTTGGTGGGAACTAGGGATTACAGCCCGGAATTGGAGAATCAATTGACGCAGCTTGTGAAAAATCATTCTGTGGTGGTATTGAGTGAAGCGAATTCCAATCTGTATCATGAAAAATTTTTCAGGCATATTGACCGGTACATCTTTAATTTTACAGAAGAAGATTATAAAACCTATGCTCCGGACCTTCTGATCACGATAGGGCAGAATGTGGTCTCTAAGAAAGTAAAACAGTTCCTTAGAAATGCTCGTCCAAAGCAACACTGGCATTTGGATGAAGTGTGGCAGCCGGATACATATTTTTCTCTTACAGAAAAGATAGAGATAAAGCCTGAAGTTTTCTTTTCAAAACTTCTGAAATTCATCAACCTGGAGCCAAGGCCTTACTTTAATCTCTGGGATGTTTTAAGAGATAAAAAGGATGCTAAGCATGAACTTTTCCTGAATAAAGCTGAGTTTTCAGATTTCTATTTCTTTAATAAGGCTTCGCAGACGATTCCGGAAAACTATAATATCCATTTCAGTAATTCTTCAGCAATCAGATATGCCCAGTTATTTGATTTCGGAAAGAAAAGAATATACTGCAACAGAGGAACGAGCGGTATAGATGGTTCTACTTCTACGGCAATGGGTTTTGCCATAAAAAATGCGAATCCAACACTTCTTATTACAGGAGATTTAGGATTTTTCTACGACATCAATGGACTTTGGAATCAATATATTCCACCGTTTGTAAGAATTATTATTTTCAATAACGGTGAAGGAAATATCTTTAAGATCATTCCGGGGCCGGGCAATGCCAATCCCAATACGTTAGATGAATTTATAGCCACTAAGCACCGCAAACATGCTGAACATTTAGCAAAGCATTTCGGATTTTCCTACATTAAAGTGGAGGATGAGCCAACATTGGACAGGGTTCTGGAGAATTTCTTCAAGCCGGATCTGCAGCCTAAAATCCTGGAAGTCAATACTTACGGAAAGAACAGCGCAGATGTTCAGAAGGCTTACTTTGAATTTATGAAAGGAAATTAA
- a CDS encoding isopenicillin N synthase family oxygenase has protein sequence MDKIPSVDLRDFLSDNPERKQKFVNEIGKAYEEIGFVALKGHFLDDQLVESLYGEVKNFFELPTETKQKYEIPGIGGQRGYVGFGKETAKGFKKGDLKEFWHFGQYVPDDSKYKKEYPDNVIVDELPKFNKVGKETYQMLEKTGKYVLRALALYLGLDEFYFDDKIAEGNSILRPIHYPPITQEPDDAVRAAAHGDINLITLLMGSQGKGLQVQNHNGDWIDAIAEPDELMINVGDMLSRHTNNKLKSTIHRVVNPPRESWGTSRYSIPFFMHPVSGMSLNALENCVDENNPKLYEDITAGEFLHERLIELGLIKK, from the coding sequence ATGGATAAAATACCTAGTGTAGACCTGCGTGATTTCCTTTCGGACAACCCGGAACGCAAACAGAAATTTGTAAATGAAATCGGAAAAGCTTATGAAGAAATTGGTTTTGTGGCCTTAAAGGGACACTTTCTTGATGACCAATTGGTAGAAAGTTTGTATGGAGAGGTAAAGAACTTTTTTGAACTTCCAACGGAAACTAAACAGAAGTATGAGATTCCCGGAATTGGAGGCCAGAGAGGCTATGTAGGATTCGGTAAAGAAACTGCAAAAGGTTTTAAAAAGGGAGACCTGAAAGAATTTTGGCATTTCGGGCAGTATGTGCCTGATGATTCAAAATATAAAAAGGAATACCCGGACAACGTAATCGTTGATGAACTTCCAAAATTCAACAAAGTGGGCAAAGAAACGTACCAGATGCTTGAAAAAACTGGAAAGTATGTTTTAAGGGCTTTGGCTTTATATCTTGGTTTGGATGAGTTTTATTTTGATGATAAAATCGCAGAAGGAAACTCTATTCTAAGACCTATCCACTATCCGCCAATTACTCAGGAGCCTGATGATGCGGTAAGAGCAGCAGCTCACGGAGATATCAACCTGATCACTCTTTTGATGGGATCTCAAGGAAAAGGTTTGCAGGTTCAGAACCATAATGGTGATTGGATCGATGCGATTGCAGAACCGGACGAACTGATGATCAATGTGGGAGATATGCTTTCAAGACATACCAACAATAAATTGAAATCCACGATCCACAGAGTGGTAAATCCACCTAGAGAATCCTGGGGTACTTCAAGATATTCAATTCCTTTCTTTATGCACCCGGTAAGCGGCATGTCATTAAACGCCCTTGAAAACTGTGTTGACGAAAACAATCCTAAGCTGTATGAAGATATAACTGCAGGAGAATTTTTACATGAAAGACTGATAGAATTAGGACTTATCAAAAAGTAA